In Arachis duranensis cultivar V14167 unplaced genomic scaffold, aradu.V14167.gnm2.J7QH unplaced_Scaffold_100926, whole genome shotgun sequence, the DNA window TGTCAAGTATATCTCTTTCCATTTCGGAATCAACTCTATTCTCTCTATGCCACGACCAACCCAACACCATAGAATCAATGCCATCCTTATCACACATTCTTGCCTCCAAAGCTTCACTGCTGTTCACCACATTCTCCAATTTCCAAATGGAAATTGATTTGTGTAGATCTGCAAGTGCTCCCAATTCTTTaatcttgttttcttcatgctttccaacaacaaaattacttaaaaacTGCAAACTTTTCAAATTGCTCATGCCTTTCGGCATCTCATACTGAAACCCAGTCCCATAAATATCAAGATGACGCAAATTTACAAGGTCTTTCATGCCAACAGGTAGCGTTATCAGACTCAAACAGGTATTCAACTTCAAGGTCTGCAAATTGTATAGGTTACCCAATGACTCTGGCAATGTCACAATCTTGGTCTCAGAGATATCCAAGTAACGCAAATGAATCAACTCACCTATTGAATCAGGTACTGACTCAAGAGGAAAGCGTTTCAACGACAGCGCTCTCAGATACTTCAACTGTGACAACAAGATACAAGTTGCGTTTTCTATGTTAAATGGGATCCATGTCTCCAAATTGATTTCAAGAAATGTCCTTGTATGTTTTACTGTATCGCAAACTCCCAAAAGTTTTGACATTGGATAATTGCCTTTGGCATTATGTGACAAATGACGAGCTTTAATATCAACCTCAACTGCATTCCGAAGCTCTTTCGCTCTGAAATAGAATTCTCCAGCACACGTCATTGCTAAATCATGCACAAGATTATGCATCACAAATATCTTTTCACGGGAATTGTGAGGTTGGAAAAATGATCTCGCAattaattcatcaaaatattCACCACCAACTTCTTCCACAGTCTTTTTATCTACTGGTTGCAAAAAATTCTCAGCCATCCATAACAATATCAATTCATCCTTGCTAAATTCATAGTTCTTGGGATACAAGGAACAATAAATAAAGCACTGCTTCAAATATGaaggaagaaaataataacttaTTCTTAATGCTGGAACAACATTTGTCTTGTCATATGAAAGTTCCCAGATTTCACTCTTTAGTAAATGATTCCAAGACCTGATATCCGAATTTCCACGCAATAAGCCTCCAAGGGCTTGAGCTGCCAAGGGCAATCCATCACACCTCTTTACCATATCTCTGCCGATTTTTTCCAGGGTTGGATTCTCCAAAGAAATAGTTGAAAGACGTGCATGCTTTGAAAACACCAACCAACAATCTTCATCAGACAATGGACTCAGTTCATGAGGTGAAATAGTCTGCACTACAGAAGCCACATTTTTATTTCTAGTAGTTATGAGAATTTTACTTCCCTTAACCCCTTTCTGAAAAGGTTTTAGAAACCTATTCAAATCATCATAATTTTTATCCCATACATCGTCCAAGACAATGAAGAACTTTTTCCTCGACAACTCTTCTTTTAAATCATGCTGAAGTAAATTCAAATCTGTCAAGTCATAACGCCACGAAACTATTGCCTCAATTATAGTCTTGGTGACCTTGACAACATTAAACTCTTCCGACACACAAACCCAACCTCGAAAATCAAAACTCTCCTTCACTTTGTCATCGTGGTAAACCAACTGGGCCAAAGTAGTCTTTCCTATTCCGCCCATGCCCACAATGGGAATGACAGATAAATCANNNNNNNNNNNNNNNNNNNNNNNNNNNNNNNNNNNNNNNNNNNNNNNNNNNNNNNNNNNNNNNNNNNNNNNNNNNNNNNNNNNNNNNNNNNNNNNNNNNNNNNNNNNNNNNNNNNNNNNNNNNNNNNNNNNNNNNNNNNNNNNNNNNNNNNNNNNNNNNNNNNNNNNNNNNNNNNNNNNNNNNNNNNNNNNNNNNNNNNNNNNNNNNNNNNNNNNNNNNNNNNNNNNNNNNNNNNNNNNNNNNNNNNNNNNNNNNNNNNNNNNNNNNNNNNNNNNNNNNNNNNNNNNNNNNNNNNNNNNNNNNNNNNNNNNN includes these proteins:
- the LOC107472440 gene encoding putative disease resistance RPP13-like protein 1; the protein is MGGIGKTTLAQLVYHDDKVKESFDFRGWVCVSEEFNVVKVTKTIIEAIVSWRYDLTDLNLLQHDLKEELSRKKFFIVLDDVWDKNYDDLNRFLKPFQKGVKGSKILITTRNKNVASVVQTISPHELSPLSDEDCWLVFSKHARLSTISLENPTLEKIGRDMVKRCDGLPLAAQALGGLLRGNSDIRSWNHLLKSEIWELSYDKTNVVPALRISYYFLPSYLKQCFIYCSLYPKNYEFSKDELILLWMAENFLQPVDKKTVEEVGGEYFDELIARSFFQPHNSREKIFVMHNLVHDLAMTCAGEFYFRAKELRNAVEVDIKARHLSHNAKGNYPMSKLLGVCDTVKHTRTFLEINLETWIPFNIENATCILLSQLKYLRALSLKRFPLESVPDSIGELIHLRYLDISETKIVTLPESLGNLYNLQTLKLNTCLSLITLPVGMKDLVNLRHLDIYGTGFQYEMPKGMSNLKSLQFLSNFVVGKHEENKIKELGALADLHKSISIWKLENVVNSSEALEARMCDKDGIDSMVLGWSWHRENRVDSEMERDILDKLRPHTNLKELQIESYRGTRFPDWVGHSSYHNITKITLDGCRSCCMLPSFGQLPSLKHLSISHFKSLESVGAEFYFNQNGESCLETPPFPMLETLKFYLMPYWKEWRSLEFNAFPRLREFSIQRCPMLIRDLPNHLPSLQSLTIETSGQLRCCVPKAPAMTSLSIFVYGNEVRIRELPPLLRQLSIGGIGQVEPGVKAIMHMQLSCLTSLCISDSSSHILFPVSAIPPSLQELTIENCGESFEFEMDGQHHSLQKLSIGNSCDSHTSFSLLDAFPNLVSVRISGCQKMESLVVSRSLSCLLSLYIFFCRSLKSVSTLWMAAPQLEKLSLVDCREIDLSDTGHPHRSLRYLEIIYSEKLVSSAAFMHPQFHGITSLIFYCEIADYSECVKSFPKEGWLPASLESLTIKGLSSVGTLECKGLAHLTSLQELRIDYCVKLENIEGEKLPASLIKLGIYDSPLLAERCEKKDPQIWPKISHIPAIQVDRTWI